A window of Babesia microti strain RI chromosome III, complete genome contains these coding sequences:
- a CDS encoding ADP-ribosylation factor GTPase-activating protein 2/3 (overlaps_old_locusTagID:BBM_III01575) — translation MGMETDAKGYVSEKDRDGVFKTQLCLLENRTCFDCDAPNPSWLSLSFAIYLCLNCSGRHRQMGTHVSFVRSIDMDKFTVEQLARMTSGGNKRAKIYFDSKGIPRNSHGYSSKAAAIYKLLLDGDKTKIDSIDTSKIEGQDKKKIIDDDWFDQKMKSITPAKKLGARQIDNSEFDNLFTKTNPAVCDTNYPPFSYVDGNSEFMTPPPSNTYSTSTPHHQHNPYGGHFSSISNAYATNSFGDSSTFRTNTRVSNRENNDYWPAIEETAQNNIHELKEGIKYIISKGNVFYDKARNWFNNI, via the exons ATGGGGATGGAGACGGATGCGAAAGGTTATGTATCGGAAAAGGATCGAGATGGAGTGTTTAAGACTCAACTTTGTTTATTGGAAAATCGTACGTGCTTTGACTGCGATGCACCTAATCCTAGTTGGTTATCGCTAAGCTTCGCAATCTACCTCTGCCTCAATTGTTCTG gtcGCCACAGGCAAATGGGCACACATGTATCGTTTGTTCGTTCCATAGATATGGACAAGTTCACTGTTGAGCAATTGGCCAGAATGACTTCTGGGGGAAACAAACGGGCCAAGATCTACTTTGACTCTAAGGGTATTCCCAGAAATTCACACGGATATTCCTCAAAGGCAGCTGCTATCTACAAGTTGTTACTAGATGGCGATAAAACTAAAATTGATAGCATAGATACTAGCAAAATTGAAGGACAAGACAAGAAGAAAATAATCGATGATGATTGGTTTGATCAGAAGATGAAATCGATCACTCCTGCCAAAAAATTGGGTGCTAGACAAATAGACAATTCTGAATTTGATAACTTATTCACAAAAACTAATCCTGCAGTTTGTGATACTAATTATCCTCCATTTTCATATGTGGATGGTAATTCTGAATTTATGACTCCTCCTCCCTCCAATACATATTCAACTTCTACACCTCATCACCAGCACAATCCTTACGGTGGTCACTTTTCCAGCATCTCCAATGCATATGCAACAAACTCTTTCGGGGACTCTTCAACCTTCCGTACCAACACTAGAGTGTCTAATAGAGAGAACAATGATTATTGGCCTGCCATTGAAGAGACTGCTCAGAATAACATTCATGAACTAAAGGAGGGGATTAAATACATCATTTCTAAGGGCAATGTGTTTTACGATAAGGCAAGGAATTGGTTCAACAACATATAA
- a CDS encoding Myosin-13 (overlaps_old_locusTagID:BBM_III01550;~overlaps_old_locusTagID:BBM_III01555) — protein MVSKNLVRQESTLETFEFLIDSNVWVKSDHEQLFTLGVIKSVGNNSLSVEVNGITKDYPFSDCLNALCGYNVNEVDDLVKIPHSNSAIVIDLLRDRFAKDKIYTYVGKILLALNPFKQIRGLYNTEQIGRYRQADVSRGWPSDLPPHSFAVAQSALYGLQSDGISQSCIVSGESGAGKTETAKQIMNYLSYTHSTHGINDSSTDVQSLILGSMPLLESLGNAKTIRNNNSSRFGRFIMLDVGKNGGLNGCKITSYMLELVRIEFQSTNERNYHIFYQMIKHFTDDPEKMKSLGLKKLEYYNFLNASKCYTIDQVDDQKEFLPVKSQLEKMYKNEIDSFYKSLSAVLLAGNITFSAEGDNLTINSIEDFGKLCELLGIESSKFAQSIITKKVVVNNETIISPCTQLQAITSIRTVAKDVYNRLFNLCVNTLNEYIKFDASRPWIGILDIYGFEFFKRNTFEQLLINYANERLQQHFIHQSFKSQIQEYEIEGVDYSMITFSDNSNVIAVFDKPNLGIFSFLQEQCLIQTGNPSSFTSTCNKHIKDNSYIAGKGSQLNFSIKHTAATVKYETDEFVDKNRHKLSVDSLELLMGSTNPIINKAFSDVDPLVKGKFVASTFQLSMDQLMKTLSATKSHFIRCIKSNEDKVANKFETKSILNQLVSLSIFDSIQSVHRGFVINDTFEEFFHRNKILIRHNAGSDMVEAIKSFLEMIGVDCNDYRIGKTKVFLRKTAWMILDSMYRKVSKLAKPLKVYLNNYYKSYKTLQRLRSIDKYAIRLQSLYRKECHLRSMRSFIDLYNTFIGITLTISFLNYDVISTKAAELIQSVWKGYLVRKKIKRDRFGAILLITSKLPVFKRNIRIRIEHVAAVKIQSNWKRFVQRRIWLCDRETLIINKSAGIIQRNARNYLYKRALKVMKQLTPPVICIQANWRGYIARKGYNIFLLRNRLKKLQAQWLIKRIIKTALVNCDVEQFKHSLKVLQNALYKQCVRLLFVDTLKATVYLQAVCRGNRVRLQYSQQLKSRIIAAMRNKYSNCLSVEDLFAKKVKGYNRIMVTWCGKDFSSIYISGWARFMDNVRLIAAGKYHTIVYNHPDVSSLGINYNGCLGDNIKIASVPHKIFTLTSPALKVVSICCGEFHTLLLLNSGIVLAWGDNRYSQVYGTARFVEKPVVVPLFNPVIAIYTARYHNAVIDMAGNVFLWGKGSYLGLEYDITIPTPLPSFNETLGTNFTRGDIIKIAIGDEIIYLLDSKNSLHSLSRLGHHEISLLDIGADVTVDDVWAYHKTAVVLSSSKLYHVNYHSIISNSPFSSAFESLNSVTHLSIGYHELLVLCNDDELVVIKEEGNVDKIQLKTKINAINSVRSCTIAATILYHN, from the exons ATGGTTTCAAAGAACTTAGTTCGGCAGGAATCAACCTTAGAAACCTTTGAATTTCTTATAGATTCTAATGTATGGGTCAAAAGTGACCATGAACAATTGTTTACACTTGGTGTTATTAAATCCGTTGGTAATAATTCACTATCTGTTGAAGTAAATGGAATTACCAAAGATTACCCATTTTCTGATTGTTTAAATGCCTTATGTGGATATAATGTCAATGAAGTGGATGATTTGGTCAAAATTCCGCATTCAAACAGTGCCATTGTGATAGATCTTCTAAGGGATAGATTTGCCAAAGacaaaatttat ACATACGTTGGCAAGATTTTGTTGGCGTTAAATCCTTTTAAACAAATCCGTGGATTGTATAACACTGAACAAATTGGTAGGTATAGGCAAGCGGATGTTAGTAGAGGATGGCCATCAGATCTTCCCCCTCACTCTTTCGCTGTAGCTCAATCAGCACTCTATGGTTTGCAGTCTGATGGTATTAGTCAATCTTGTATAGTATCTGGTGAATCTGGTGCAGGGAAAACTGAAACAGCCAAACAAATTATGAACTACCTGAGCTACACTCATTCAACACATGGCATTAATGATAGTTCAACAGATGTACAATCGTTAATCCTGGGCTCCATGCCCTTACTTGAATCGCTTGGCAATGCCAAAACTATACGAAACAACAATTCGTCCCGATTTGGCAGATTTATAATGTTGGATGTGGGTAAGAATGGTGGATTAAATGGGTGCAAAATCACTTCCTATATGTTGGAACTTGTGAGAATTGAATTCCAGAGCACAAATGAGagaaattatcatattttttaccaaATGATCAAGCACTTCACTGATGATCCTGAGAAAATGAAATCATTAGGTCTAAAAAAATTGGAGtactataattttttaaacgCTAGTAAATGCTACACAATTGACCAAGTTGATGATCAAAAGGAATTTTTGCCTGTAAAATCTCAACTTGAGAAGATGTACAAAAACGAAATTGATTCCTTTTACAAATCTTTATCAGCAGTATTACTAGCTggaaatattacatttagTGCAGAGGGGGATAACTTAACTATCAATAGCATTGAGGATTTTGGAAAATTATGCGAATTATTGGGTATTGAATCCAGTAAATTTGCccaatcaattattactaaAAAGGTTGTAGTAAACAATGAAACAATTATCAGCCCCTGCACTCAACTACAGGCCATAACCTCAATTCGTACAGTTGCCAAAGATGTTTACAATAGATTGTTCAATTTATGTGTAAATACACTTAATGAATACATCAAATTTGATGCTAGTAGGCCTTGGATTGGTATCCTTGACATTTATGGTTTTGAATTCTTTAAACGCAATACTTTTGAACAGCTTCTAATTAACTATGCGAATGAACGCCTTCAACAGCACTTCATCCACCAATCATTCAAATCCCAAATTCAAGAATATGAGATTGAAGGTGTTGATTATTCCATGATTACTTTCAGCGATAATTCAAACGTCATTGCAGTGTTTGACAAACCAAACCTCGGGATATTTAGTTTCCTGCAAGAACAATGTCTAATACAAACAGGGAATCCATCATCGTTTACCTCTACATgtaataaacatataaaaGACAATTCTTACATTGCAGGCAAAGGTTCACAATTGAATTTCTCAATCAAACACACAGCGGCAACTGTAAAGTATGAAACGGATGAATTTGTGGATAAGAATAGGCACAAACTTTCTGTTGATTCTTTGGAATTGTTAATGGGTTCCACTAATCCAATAATTAACAAGGCATTTTCAGATGTAGACCCTCTTGTAAAGGGCAAATTTGTAGCTTCAACGTTCCAGCTATCAATGGATCAGTTGATGAAGACACTCAGCGCAACAAAGTCCCACTTTATACGATGTattaaatcaaatgaaGACAAAGTtgctaataaatttgaaactaaatcaatattaaatcaattgGTCAGTCTGTCAATATTTGACTCTATCCAATCAGTTCATAGAGGATTTGTCATCAATGATACATTCGAAGAATTTTTCCACAGGAATAAGATACTCATACGACATAATGCTGGTTCCGATATGGTGGAGgcaattaaatcatttctAGAAATGATAGGAGTAGACTGCAATGATTATCGAATCGGTAAAACCAAAGTATTCTTACGAAAAACTGCCTGGATGATTCTGGATTCTATGTATAGAAAGGTTtcaaaattggcaaaaCCTCTGAAGGtttatctaaataactattataAATCATACAAAACTTTACAACGGCTTAGATctattgataaatatgcTATTAGGTTGCAAAGCTTGTATAGAAAGGAGTGCCATCTTAGATCAATGAGGTCTTTTATTGatctatataatacattcaTAGGTATAACCCTAACCATATCATTTCTAAACTACGATGTAATTAGTACTAAGGCCGCAGAGCTAATACAGAGTGTATGGAAGGGCTATCTAGTGAGGAAGAAGATAAAGCGGGATAGGTTTGGCGCCATACTGCTTATTACCAGTAAATTGCCAGTATTCAAGCGGAACATCAGGATAAGAATTGAGCATGTTGCGGCAGTGAAAATACAATCTAATTGGAAGCGCTTTGTGCAGCGCAGGATTTGGTTATGTGATAGGGAAACactaattataaataaatcagCTGGTATAATTCAAAGGAATGCcagaaattatttatacaaaaggGCTCTGAAGGTTATGAAACAGTTAACACCCCCCGTTATTTGTATACAGGCTAATTGGAGAGGGTATATCGCCAGAAAAGGTTACAACATTTTTCTGTTACGAAATAGATTAAAGAAACTGCAGGCTCAGTGGCTGATTAAACGGATAATTAAGACTGCACTCGTAAATTGCGACGTGGAGCAATTTAAGCACTCACTAAAAGTGCTACAGAA TGCATTGTATAAACAGTGTGTTAGGTTATTGTTCGTTGATACTCTGAAGGCTACGGTTTATCTTCAGGCTGTTTGTCGTGGCAATAGGGTCAGACTACAGTATAGTCAACAGTTAAAATCCCGCATTATCGCTGCCATGAGG aataaatattcaaattgtttgagtGTAGAAgatttatttgcaaaaaagGTTAAGGGATATAATCGCATAATGGTAACATGGTGCGGGAAGGATTTTAGTTCCATTTATATATCAGGATGGGCTAGATTTATGGATAATGTACGATTAATAGCAGCAGGAAAGTATCACACTATAGTATATAATCATCCTGATGTTAGTTCATTgggtataaattataa CGGTTGTTTGGGCGAtaacattaaaattgcatcGGTTccacacaaaatatttactttaACTTCGCCTGCACTAAAGGTTGTTAGTATTTGCTGCGGCGAATTTCACACGCTTCTGTTGCTTAACAGTGGTATAGTTTTAGCTTGGGGAGATAACAGATA CTCGCAAGTTTATGGGACAGCTAGATTTGTGGAAAAACCAGTGGTGGTACCTTTGTTTAACCCCGTGATTGCCATTTA CACTGCAAGGTATCATAATGCGGTTATTGACATGGCAGGAAACGTCTTTCTTTGGGGCAAAGGCTCATATCTAGGCTTGGAATATGATATAACAATACCTACCCCCTTGCCCAGCTTTAACGAGACACTGGGGACTAACTTCACAAGAGGAGACATCATTAAAATAGCAATTGGAGACGAAATAATATACCTTTTGGATTCAAAAAACTCATTGCACTCATTGTCTAGATTGGGTCATCATGAAATTTCCCTGTTGGATATTGGCGCTGATGTCACTGTCGATGACGTCTGGGCTTATCACAAAACAGCGGTTGTTTTATCATCTAGCAAGTTATATCATGTAAACTACCATAGTATAATTAGCAATTCGCCGTTTTCTAGTGCGTTTGAATCGCTAAACAGTGTAACTCATCTATCCATTGGATACCACGAATTGTTGGTGTTATGTAATGACGATGAATTGGTCGTCATTAAGGAAGAGGGGAATGTTGACAAAATTCAACTTAAAACTAAAATAAACGCTATAAATAGCGTTCGCAGTTGTACTATAGCCGCGACGATCCTAtatcataattaa
- a CDS encoding Probable serine/threonine-protein kinase fhkD (overlaps_old_locusTagID:BBM_III01570) → MESSEDVARLRAATDDSEFVEQLQNVTINTTNNTTTNASTNSGIGKDKLDGVIMGIREISTQLELTSQYELSAHLLHKSSSISSLRLNQFDPLKSPLERSIYLNNRKRFFRCSSCNLESTIQNPWFPLVYRHLDSEGSCSKDIQYALFRPLTSNFTTDDLDLLTLPISSKCDCQDLSSTCFDQADLSPISEPLASTYNRKNSISQPLTVVNCRKSSKSGKKVVCYSITRLLNFDTEYQVYQCIDRDNMDSFALKLIAKDDRGHQLVDMYERLYDEPHPNLPSVVHILDDVDLYYIMIDNIRGPLISELVISHLPGSLPKEGVKKIIKEILQALKYLHSKNISLNNLCLENVAFKQPLETGCDFDPCLSPRFSILSLSSLKQIPSVTITNVDSFSIHNIEVNDSNSNGTAKSTIKIPQSLIDNDLWCVGFIMYCLFQGTPSVKCKESFNPFGTLSSDNWDGLDRELDLCKRLLAVDPLRRVTSVQEALIHPLFHI, encoded by the exons ATGGAGTCAAGCGAAGATGTGGCCAGGCTCAGGGCCGCTACTGATGACTCTGAATTTGTAGAACAACTGCAAAATGTCACCATAaatacaacaaataataccaCCACTAACGCCTCCACAAATTCCGGGATTGGAAAGGATAAACTTGATGGAGTGATTATGGGCATCAGAGAAATCTCTACACAGCTTGAGTTAACAAGTCAATACGAGTTATCAGCTCATTTGCTGCATAAATCAAGTTCGATATCTTCTCTGAGGCTTAACCAATTTGACCCCTTGAAATCGCCTCTTGAGAGATCGATTTATCTCAATAATCGCAAGAGATTTTTCAGATGCTCATCATGTAACTTGGAATCCACAATTCAAAATCCTTGGTTTCCTCTAGTTTATCGCCATTTAGATTCTGAGGGCTCATGCAGCAAGGACATTCAATATGCCCTTTTTAGGCCTTTAACgtcaaattttaccacTGATGATTTAGATCTCCTCACATTGCCTATAAGTTCCAAATGCGATTGCCAAGATTTATCATCTACCTGTTTTGATCAGGCTGATTTGTCGCCGATTTCAGAACCACTTGCATCGACATATAACAGAAAGAATTCTATATCCCAGCCTCTTACAGTTGTAAATTGTAGAAAATCATCTAAGTCTGGAAAGAAGGTTGTGTGTTATAGCATCACTAGGCTACTCAACTTTGATACAGAATACCAAGTTTACCAATGCATTGACAGGGATAATATGGATTCTTTTGCCTTGAAACTTATTGCAAAGGATGATAG GGGGCACCAACTTGTTGATATGTACGAAAGGCTATACGACGAACCTCATCCAAATCTCCCCAGTGTAGTGCACATATTGGACGATGTGGATCTctattatattatgatTGATAATATACGTGGACCGCTAATCTCAGAATTAGTGATTTCGCATCTGCCTGGATCTCTTCCCAAGGAGGGAGTAAAAAAGATCATTAAGGAGATTCTTCAAGCACTCAAATACCTCCAcagtaaaaatatttcattgaATAATCTGTGCTTGGAGAATGTTGCTTTTAAGCAGCCCTTAGAGACTGGCTGCGACTTTGACCCTTGCCTATCTCCCCGCTTCTCAATCCTATCGCTATCTTCTTTAAAACAAATCCCCAGTGTAACAATCACAAATGTTGACTCATTTTCTATTCACAATATCGAAGTCAACGATAGTAATTCCAATGGCACCGCTAAATCTACGATTAAGATTCCTCAATCACTAATAGACAATGACTTATGGTGTGTAGGATTCATAATGTATTGTTTGTTTCAGGGCACACCCAGTGTCAAATGTAAGGAGTCGTTTAATCCATTTGGTACGCTGAGCAGTGATAATTGGGATGGTTTGGATAGAGAGTTGGATTTGTGCAAGAGATTGCTGGCTGTTGACCCTCTTCGTCGTGTTACTAGTGTTCAAGAAGCACTAATCCACCCCCTATTCCACATATGA
- a CDS encoding conserved Plasmodium membrane protein, unknown function (overlaps_old_locusTagID:BBM_III01545) has product MDILSRCSSISHEFIIKNVPSQNKLDQAEDFDTSYDKNSLIFYDRLKIISSIALFIGHIIFCTGLFYPIIILKDGIYSDHSIFVPHSETLLHSIKTLFEQGAYITLFVALAFSVTLPFIKITLTIYAVYKSASYKNLTLDIIRSINFSELDNANRLNKLCHWILFSLKSICKFQFVDSIIILFNVAFLKNSFIVSSTGKGIVCVIIYCLISIPSTQLLYHSFYEESKILDKWVKRATNLKDTELNLGEENYIFAEISVVFFSMIMIFSSIVVLSHEKLFFVGFTIDSTKKFIIGGSEFSYMEIISTLYNDPIFLFSYFILLVLGIIIPAIQTACFLFGIILYNLHLKITDRSKMKRRFGIGKKLKSLSIKLVRRLLYIAQVLSDWACADVIALALIATRSNLVTAPRVIARVPPSYSISAFYMLISLGLSSFSIQILLNHRFVYKIIDDYDELESDINSSQIPSISQSIIHANTKNMTSTNVSIVENYGFQDKDSRISGISDNMEGRNSMKETLVNYAEARSNINLSIPPVCTNNIQNTSSIGKRIDKFPAIIINSLACILVSISVLYSYKYNVNPIVLNISSIQKFMDDSGSEMFYLMRKNLPASAGVCSIDGVKAPTPCSDIGNIYVTKSVLYFNVPWITGIDTIRLTATSIKSSGDRIKLDFMFRFGKLSIYSIVGSYIFSKIHELYRGYDACCGVNVGMNVKISLKCSNTEPVISDIKIQLIRLSNVHLGKLIEDMVNKFLDVRKFLDSKITSEANKFLDPQNKFIYYQDMNLSVQDLMNYLVKVNAPAGLICRDNTAAPGAQ; this is encoded by the exons ATGGATATATTATCCCGCTGCAGTTCTATAAGTCATGAGtttatcatcaaaaatGTACCTTCGCAGAACAAACTCGATCAAGCGGAGGATTTCGACACTTCATATGACAAAAATTCCCTAATTTTTTATGATAGGCTAAAAATCATTTCTTCAATCGCATTATTTATCGGgcatattattttttgtacaGGACTTTTTTATCCTATAATTATCCTTAAAG ATGGAATATACTCGGATCATTCAATATTTGTTCCTCACAGTGAAACTCTTTTGCATTCGATAAAGACTCTATTTGAACAGGGTGCTTATATTACGCTTTTTGTGGCGCTAGCATTTTCTGTAACTTTGCcttttataaaaataactcTTACAATATATGCTGTTTACAAATCAGCCTcctacaaaaatttgacgCTTGATATAATCAGGTCAATCAACTTCAGTGAACTTGACAACGCAAATAGgttgaacaaattatgCCACTGGATTTTGTTTTCTCTAAAGTCCATTTGCAAGTTCCAGTTTGTGGACTCTATAATCATTTTGTTCAATGTGGCCTTTCTCAAAAATAGCTTCATTGTGTCATCGACAGGTAAAGGAATTGtttgtgtaataatttactgCCTAATCTCAATTCCTTCTACGCAACTTCTCTACCACTCATTTTACGAAGAGTCAAAGATACTTGATAAGTGGGTTAAACGTGCAACAAATCTGAAAGATACAGAATTAAATTTAGGGGAGGAGAACTATATATTCGCTGAAATATCAGTTGTTTTTTTTTCTATGATCATGATATTTTCCTCCATAGTTGTTCTATCGCATGAAAAGTTATTTTTTGTGGGATTCACCATTGATTCCACTAAGAAGTTTATTATTGGCGGCTCAGAATTCTCATATATGGAAATAATTTCAACGCTTTATAATGATCCTATTTTCCTTTTCTCGTATTTTATTCTCCTGGTGTTAGGTATCATAATACCCGCTATTCAAACTGCATGCTTTTTATTtggaattatattatataatttgcaCTTGAAAATCACTGATCGGTCGAAGATGAAGAGGCGATTTGGGATTGGTAAAAAGCTTAAGTCCTTGAGCATAAAATTGGTACGCCGGTTATTATACATCGCGCAAGTTTTATCGGATTGGGCTTGTGCAGATGTAATTGCCCTAGCTTTGATTGCCACTAGATCGAACCTCGTTACTGCACCTAGGGTCATTGCCCGTGTCCCGCCGAGCTATTCCATATCAGCTTTCTACATGCTTATATCATTAGGTCTATCCTCATTTTCCATACAAATACTTTTAAACCATAGATTTGTATACAAGATTATTGATGACTATGATGAGTTAGAATCGGATATTAATTCCAGTCAGATCCCATCAATAAGCCAATCTATTATTCATGCgaatacaaaaaatatgaCATCCACGAATGTATCTATCGTCGAAAACTATGGGTTTCAAGATAAAGATTCACGCATTTCAGGAATTTCCGACAATATGGAGGGCAGAAATTCCATGAAAGAAACTTTAGTTAACTATGCGGAGGCCAGATCCAACATTAACTTGTCGATACCGCCTGTCTGCAcgaataatatacaaaacacATCTTCCATCGGTAAACGGATAGATAAATTCCCTGCTatcataattaattcattggCATGCATATTGGTGAGCATCAGCgtattatattcatataagTACAATGTTAATCCTATTGTACTCAATATCAGTAGTATCCAAAAGTTTATGGATGATAGTGGGTCAGAAATGTTTTATTTGATGCGGAAAAATCTTCCTGCCAGTGCCGGGGTATGCTCAATTGATGGCGTGAAAGCCCCGACGCCTTGTTCTGACATTGGCAATATCTATGTGACAAAGAGCGTCCTGTATTTCAATGTGCCCTGGATTACCGGAATTGACACTATTCGACTAACAGCAACCAGCATTAAATCATCTGGAGATAG AATAAAACTTGATTTTATGTTCAGATTTGGTAAATTGAGTATTTATAGCATCGTGGGCTCATacatattttcaaaaatccACGAATTATACCGAGGGTACGACGCGTGTTGTGGAGTAAATGTGGGAATGAACGTTAAAATCAGTTTGAAGTGTTCAAATACGGAGCCTGTAATTAGCGATATAAAAATCCAATTGATACGTCTGTCAAATGTGCATTTGGGGAAGTTGATTGAAGATATGGTCAACAAGTTTTTAGACGTGAGGAAGTTTTTGGATTCCAAGATCACGTCTGAGGCCAATAAGTTTTTGGATCctcaaaacaaatttatttattaccaGGATATGAACTTATCAGTGCAGGATCTGATGAACTATCTGGTCAAAGTGAACGCACCGGCAGGATTGATCTGTCGCGACAATACCGCTGCACCCGGTGCACAGTAG
- a CDS encoding hypothetical protein (overlaps_old_locusTagID:BBM_III01565) yields the protein MNKRDDKCEVINLGNDTYIIKGWVVGPEVEIEELALKVAKIVKISNHSMA from the exons ATGAATAAACGTGATGATAAGTGCgaagtgataaatttgggCAATGATACATACATAATCAAAG GATGGGTTGTCGGGCCAGAGGTGGAAATTGAAGAGTTGGCTCTGAAAGTGGCCAAAATAGTCAAGATATCAAATCACAGCATGGCATAA
- a CDS encoding hypothetical protein (overlaps_old_locusTagID:BBM_III01560): MIDFDNRYYIHNSHKLANICIKNSTLLNWFTSCLRSNNLNFESHSVYNIDNCISRNKSINHAYNTGNKPIAWVSNGSEIIFRKSGIDSRFLWAIPIHYLTRGRVFRPIRSTNICGNSLIDYLNSQLRNHQLHSLSNMCVSNDYIQKQNKNFDIDTNCGYEILSNYLGDYNESTGCYNDIKCCHRNLNNSHLNGGDKQIKCINYSVTSDDSCSSNYFVKFDNQTVCSDNFIKLLDNALYKAFNSDSSDTSHTNCDDFYTFKNVSPFANSGSSKTPSNTNTTDNSSTLEVTTIQHNRNVTANKVMYISVKNDPLDCEFAKWYNNNKIVSEWKRVRRGVYNVEGKLLNLALVNGRLFVKIMDNFTKKPFNMPIDDYTSKRSHKKL; this comes from the coding sequence ATGATCGACTTTGATAATAGGTATTACATCCACAATAGTCACAAACTCGCTAATATATGCATTAAAAACTCCACGCTACTCAACTGGTTTACCTCTTGTTTACGTTCCAACAActtaaattttgaaagtCATTcagtatataatattgataattgtatatctagaaacaaatcaattaacCATGCATATAATACAGGAAACAAACCAATAGCATGGGTATCAAATGGTAGTGAGATCATTTTTAGAAAATCTGGGATAGATTCTAGGTTTTTGTGGGCTATACCCATCCACTATCTCACCAGGGGCAGAGTATTTAGGCCTATCAGATCCACAAATATTTGCGGCAACTCTCTAATTGACTATTTGAATAGCCAGCTAAGGAATCATCAATTACATTCATTGTCGAATATGTGCGTATCTAACgattatatacaaaagCAAAATAAGAATTTCGATATAGATACTAACTGTGGCtatgaaatattatcaaattatctaGGAGATTATAATGAAAGTACAGGCTGCTATAATGACATAAAATGTTGTCATagaaatttaaataattctcATTTAAATGGAGGtgataaacaaattaaatgcaTTAACTATAGTGTAACAAGTGACGATTCTTGTTCCAGCAActattttgttaaatttgacaaCCAAACAGTGTGCAGTGATAACTTCATAAAATTGCTAGATAATGCATTGTATAAGGCCTTTAATAGCGATAGTTCAGATACGTCACATACCAATTGTGACgatttttatacatttaaaaatgtatccCCGTTTGCCAATAGTGGAAGTTCAAAAACCCCATCAAACACTAACACCACTGACAACTCATCCACTCTGGAAGTAACTACTATACAGCACAATCGAAATGTTACAGCAAACAAAGTTATGTATATATCTGTGAAAAATGATCCATTAGACTGCGAGTTTGCCAAATGGtacaacaataataaaatagtaTCTGAGTGGAAGAGGGTAAGAAGGGGAGTATATAATGTGGAAggtaaattgttgaatttgGCACTGGTGAATGGGAGgttatttgtaaaaatcatggacaattttaccaaaaaGCCTTTCAACATGCCAATTGATGATTATACCTCCAAACGCAGccataaaaaattgtag